Below is a window of Brachyspira pilosicoli DNA.
ACTTACACCTATAGTTACAAGCGTACATCCAACAACCAAAGGCGGGAAAAATTTACGTATATATTTATAGAAAAAACCCATAATAACTTCTGTTAAACTTCCAACCATAGCACCGCCTAATACCATTCCTATACCACCCATAGCAGCAACGCTTTGAGCAGTTGGTACAAAAGCAAAAGATGTACCCATTACTATTGGAAGATTAGCACCGATTTGTCTGTTTTTACCTAATTTTATAGGGTAAAGCTGAATAAAAGTTGTAAGCCCTGATACAAACATAGCACATTGTATCATTACAACAGTATCTGCACCAGATAAACCGCACACTCCTGCAATAATTAATATAGGTGCCAAATTTGAGGTAAACATTGCCATTACATGCTGCATACCTAAAGGAAGAGCAACAGCTATGCTAGGTCGGCCTTCAAGCTGATAAACCAATTCAGAATTAGATTTATTTCCTTCCATTTATAATCCTCCTATTTTATTTCTATATTTATTATAGTAAATATAATTTTTTATTTCACTACTTTAGTACCAGTTTTTCCATTTATAGCGTCTTTAGCTTTTTCAAGTAAAGTAATCATAGCTTCTTTTCCAGTTGCTTCAACAAACTGCATACAAGCCTGTACTTTTGGAAGCATAGAACCAGGAGCAAATTGACCATCATCACAATGTTTTTTAGCTTCAGCTATAGTCATAGAATCAAGCCATTTAACATCAGGCTTACCAAAGTTGATAGCTACTTTTTCAACAGCAGTTAAAATTATAAGCATATCAGCATCAAGCTCTTTAGCAAGTACCGCAGAAGCAAAATCTTTATCTATAACAGCAGCCATACCCTTTAAATGATTGCCTCTTCTTACAACAGGTATGCCGCCGCCGCCGCAGCATATTACTAATGCTTTTTCATTAAGCATTGCTTTAATAGCAGTACTCTCAGCTATAGCAACAGGTTTAGGAGAAGCAACAACTCTTCTGTATCCTCTTCCTGCATCTTCTTTTACATTCCAGCCTAATTCTTTAGCTTTTGCTTCACCTTCTTCTTTAGTCATAAACTGACCTATAGGTTTAGTAGGGTTTTTAAAAGCAGGGTCATTCTCATCAACTACTACCTGTGTAATTAATGTAGCTATTGGTGGAACAGTAATATTTCTATTAGAGAATTCTTCCATAATAGCATTTTGTAAGTCATAACCAATATAAGCCTGACTCATAGCAACACATACTGATAAAGGTATAGGGTTTCCAGTATTATGATTATTAGTATATTCATTCATAGCATTGTTGATAAAACCTACTTGAGGTCCATTACCATGAGCTACTATTACTTCACATCCGCTTTCTACTAAATCTACTATGTTTTTAGCAGTTATTTTTACAGCTTGCATTTGCTCTGCAAGAGTATCTCCTAAAGCATTTCCTCCCAAAGCAATTACAATTCTTTTTTTATTTTCCATTTTTATATCCTAAAAATAAAATTAATTCAATTTTAATATCAGAAAAAAGTTCTTCTTTTCACAATATTAAAGATATAAAATGGT
It encodes the following:
- the arcC gene encoding carbamate kinase, with product MENKKRIVIALGGNALGDTLAEQMQAVKITAKNIVDLVESGCEVIVAHGNGPQVGFINNAMNEYTNNHNTGNPIPLSVCVAMSQAYIGYDLQNAIMEEFSNRNITVPPIATLITQVVVDENDPAFKNPTKPIGQFMTKEEGEAKAKELGWNVKEDAGRGYRRVVASPKPVAIAESTAIKAMLNEKALVICCGGGGIPVVRRGNHLKGMAAVIDKDFASAVLAKELDADMLIILTAVEKVAINFGKPDVKWLDSMTIAEAKKHCDDGQFAPGSMLPKVQACMQFVEATGKEAMITLLEKAKDAINGKTGTKVVK